The genomic window AAAGTATATGTTTGATGAATCACCGAGCGCGATTCGACCGCCGTCGACGGACGAAATCCGGCTCGCGCGCGCTGCAGGTCCGCTCGCGCGCGCTTTCGTTTGACACGCGTTGGGCCCGACCACGCGCGAACGGGTCGACGCATTGGAGTACGTTCGCCCACGAGTGCGCGTATGCGCGAACTGCTCGAGGCCGTCGCTGACGGCTCGCTCTCGCCGTCGGCGGCCGAAGCACAACTCAGAGGATACGTGACCGGCGAGGCCGGCCGGTTCGACGCGGCCCGAAAGCAGCGCCGCGGCATTCCGGAGGCCATCCTCGCCGAGGGGAAGTCGGCCCCACAGGTCGTCGCGCTCGCCGAGACCGCTCTCGAGACGACCGACCGAGCGCTCGTGACTCGCGTCTCCGACCCGCAGGTCGAGGCCCTGGAGACGAGTCTCGAGGAGACGTTCCCCGACGCCACCCTCGAGCGCCGAGGATCGACGGTTCGGGTGCTGGCGGCCGACTACGACCCGCCGTCGCTCGAGGCGACCGTGGGAATCGTGACGGCGGGGACCGTCGACGGTCCCGTCGCCGACGAGGCGGAGGTCGTCTGCGTCGACGCGGGAGCGACCATCGACCGGATCGACGACATCGGCGTCGCGGCGCTCGACCGGACGCTCGATCAGGTCGACCGCCTCCGGGAGGTGGACGTCCTGATCGTCGCCGCTGGCCGGGAGGGGGCGCTCCCGACGGTCATCGCCGGGCTCGTCGACACGCCGGTCATCGGCGTCCCCGTCTCGAGCGGCTACGGCCACGGCGGCGACGGCGAGGCCGCGCTCGCGGGGCTGCTCCAGTCGTGTACCGTCCTCTCGGTCGTCAACATCGACGCGGGATTCGTCGCCGGCGCACAGGCGACGCTGATCGCGCGAGCGATCGATCGCGCCCGCGAGGAGGGGTGATCTAACGCACCACGAAAAATATCTTCGGTGAACGCAACGCCAAACGGTGTTTGGGGAAGCTTATTTAACTTCACACCGGGTAGCTTTGGATACCGGCTCCGGCCGGTGTGACCAGTACCCAATGCCAACCTGTGACCATTGCGGCGCACACGTCTCCGAACGCTTCGCACGCGTCTTCGCCGACGAGAACGGTGAAATCCGTGCGTGTGTGAGTTGTTCGGCCAACGCTGGGATCGAACAAGCCGCGAGAGAACGCGCGCGCGGCGCCTGATCCCACTGGAGCATCGCGACCGACGACCACGCGTCCCCGTAGCGTGACGCTTTTTACGCCCCGTTTCGATCGATCGCGCATGACCGAGGCCGACCACG from Haloterrigena sp. KLK7 includes these protein-coding regions:
- the larB gene encoding nickel pincer cofactor biosynthesis protein LarB; amino-acid sequence: MRELLEAVADGSLSPSAAEAQLRGYVTGEAGRFDAARKQRRGIPEAILAEGKSAPQVVALAETALETTDRALVTRVSDPQVEALETSLEETFPDATLERRGSTVRVLAADYDPPSLEATVGIVTAGTVDGPVADEAEVVCVDAGATIDRIDDIGVAALDRTLDQVDRLREVDVLIVAAGREGALPTVIAGLVDTPVIGVPVSSGYGHGGDGEAALAGLLQSCTVLSVVNIDAGFVAGAQATLIARAIDRAREEG